One Actinoplanes missouriensis 431 DNA segment encodes these proteins:
- a CDS encoding DUF5999 family protein has protein sequence MCQHRVPCPSADATDREAAKVIVTFCEQGWSLLCNGVIIFEDTGELLPDGTLIEPHRGPAVHALAA, from the coding sequence ATGTGCCAGCACCGAGTTCCCTGTCCTTCTGCCGACGCGACCGATCGTGAGGCCGCCAAGGTCATCGTGACCTTCTGCGAGCAGGGCTGGAGCCTGCTCTGCAACGGGGTCATCATCTTCGAGGACACCGGCGAGCTACTGCCGGACGGCACGCTGATCGAGCCGCACCGCGGCCCGGCCGTGCACGCCCTCGCCGCCTGA